From the Oleiphilus messinensis genome, one window contains:
- the vapB gene encoding type II toxin-antitoxin system VapB family antitoxin — translation MTSTTVFKSNQSQAVRLPKDVAFPESVKRVEIVKIGNARLVTPAEHLWDDWFDDEGVSDDFMNDRDQPEHQEREAF, via the coding sequence ATGACATCTACCACTGTATTTAAAAGCAATCAATCACAAGCTGTCAGGTTACCAAAAGATGTGGCTTTCCCTGAGTCCGTAAAAAGAGTTGAAATTGTTAAAATCGGCAACGCCCGTCTAGTTACCCCAGCAGAGCATCTTTGGGATGACTGGTTTGATGACGAAGGTGTTTCTGATGACTTCATGAATGATAGGGATCAACCAGAACACCAGGAAAGAGAGGCGTTTTAG